From one Rhineura floridana isolate rRhiFlo1 chromosome 4, rRhiFlo1.hap2, whole genome shotgun sequence genomic stretch:
- the GLO1 gene encoding lactoylglutathione lyase isoform X1 — translation MSEQSEASGLTDEAVFSACTDPHPSTKDFLLQQTMLRVKDPKKSLDFYTRVLGMILLKKCDFPTMKFSLYFLAYEDKNDIPKDEKERISWTLSRKGVLELTHNWGTENDENQTYHNGNSDPRGFGHIGIAVPDVNEACKRFEELGVKFVKKPDEGKMKGLAFIQDPDGYWIEILNPNHMATIIQV, via the exons ATGTCCGAGCAATCGGAGGCCAGCGGCCTCACCGATGAGGCAGTCTTTAGTGCCTGTACTGATCCTCATCCCAGCACCAAG GATTTTCTGTTGCAACAGACTATGCTAAGAGTAAAAGATCCTAAAAAGTCCCTGGATTTTTATACTAGGGTTCTTGGAATGAT CCTACTCAAGAAGTGTGACTTCCCTACTATGAAATTCTCCCTCTACTTCCTGGCTTATGAAGATAAAAATGATATTccaaaagatgaaaaagagagaaTTTCATGGACTCTTTCTAGAAAGGGTGTCTTAGAGTTGACCCA CAACTGGGGCACTGAAAATGATGAGAATCAGACTTACCACAATGGCAATTCAGACCCCCGAGGATTTG GTCATATTGGAATTGCTGTTCCTGATGTAAACGAAGCTTGTAAAAGATTTGAGGAACTGGGAGTGAAATTTGTCAAAAAACCAGACGAAG GTAAAATGAAAGGACTTGCTTTTATTCAGGATCCTGATGGCTACTGGATTGAAATACTGAATCCGAATCATATGGCAACTATAATCCAAGTTTGA
- the GLO1 gene encoding lactoylglutathione lyase isoform X3 — translation MSEQSEASGLTDEAVFSACTDPHPSTKDFLLQQTMLRVKDPKKSLDFYTRVLGMINWGTENDENQTYHNGNSDPRGFGHIGIAVPDVNEACKRFEELGVKFVKKPDEGKMKGLAFIQDPDGYWIEILNPNHMATIIQV, via the exons ATGTCCGAGCAATCGGAGGCCAGCGGCCTCACCGATGAGGCAGTCTTTAGTGCCTGTACTGATCCTCATCCCAGCACCAAG GATTTTCTGTTGCAACAGACTATGCTAAGAGTAAAAGATCCTAAAAAGTCCCTGGATTTTTATACTAGGGTTCTTGGAATGAT CAACTGGGGCACTGAAAATGATGAGAATCAGACTTACCACAATGGCAATTCAGACCCCCGAGGATTTG GTCATATTGGAATTGCTGTTCCTGATGTAAACGAAGCTTGTAAAAGATTTGAGGAACTGGGAGTGAAATTTGTCAAAAAACCAGACGAAG GTAAAATGAAAGGACTTGCTTTTATTCAGGATCCTGATGGCTACTGGATTGAAATACTGAATCCGAATCATATGGCAACTATAATCCAAGTTTGA
- the GLO1 gene encoding lactoylglutathione lyase isoform X2 yields the protein MLVGNDLYHGDFLLQQTMLRVKDPKKSLDFYTRVLGMILLKKCDFPTMKFSLYFLAYEDKNDIPKDEKERISWTLSRKGVLELTHNWGTENDENQTYHNGNSDPRGFGHIGIAVPDVNEACKRFEELGVKFVKKPDEGKMKGLAFIQDPDGYWIEILNPNHMATIIQV from the exons ATGCTTGTTGGCAATGATTTATACCACGGG GATTTTCTGTTGCAACAGACTATGCTAAGAGTAAAAGATCCTAAAAAGTCCCTGGATTTTTATACTAGGGTTCTTGGAATGAT CCTACTCAAGAAGTGTGACTTCCCTACTATGAAATTCTCCCTCTACTTCCTGGCTTATGAAGATAAAAATGATATTccaaaagatgaaaaagagagaaTTTCATGGACTCTTTCTAGAAAGGGTGTCTTAGAGTTGACCCA CAACTGGGGCACTGAAAATGATGAGAATCAGACTTACCACAATGGCAATTCAGACCCCCGAGGATTTG GTCATATTGGAATTGCTGTTCCTGATGTAAACGAAGCTTGTAAAAGATTTGAGGAACTGGGAGTGAAATTTGTCAAAAAACCAGACGAAG GTAAAATGAAAGGACTTGCTTTTATTCAGGATCCTGATGGCTACTGGATTGAAATACTGAATCCGAATCATATGGCAACTATAATCCAAGTTTGA